In Aliamphritea ceti, a single window of DNA contains:
- the dut gene encoding dUTP diphosphatase has product MSIQKQSLQAKILDSRIGNEFPLPSYATEGSAGLDLRACIDQSVTLSPGETQLLPTGLAIHVADPNLCAMLLPRSGLGHKHGIVLGNLVGLIDSDYQGQLMVSCWNRSNSSFTVEPGERIAQMVLVPVVQADFEIVDEFNDSDRGEGGFGSSGRH; this is encoded by the coding sequence ATGAGCATCCAGAAGCAGTCTTTGCAGGCTAAAATTCTCGATTCACGTATCGGCAACGAATTCCCCCTGCCCAGTTATGCAACCGAAGGTTCTGCCGGGCTTGATCTGCGTGCCTGCATTGATCAGTCTGTAACACTTTCACCCGGTGAAACGCAATTACTGCCAACCGGACTGGCAATTCACGTTGCCGATCCTAATTTATGTGCAATGCTTCTGCCCCGTTCAGGCCTCGGCCATAAACACGGCATAGTACTGGGCAACCTGGTAGGCCTTATTGATTCGGATTATCAGGGACAACTGATGGTCTCATGCTGGAACCGCAGTAATAGCTCATTCACTGTCGAACCCGGTGAACGCATCGCGCAAATGGTACTGGTACCAGTAGTACAGGCTGACTTCGAAATTGTTGATGAATTCAACGACAGTGACCGCGGGGAAGGCGGTTTCGGCTCATCCGGCCGACATTGA